A DNA window from Coffea arabica cultivar ET-39 chromosome 6c, Coffea Arabica ET-39 HiFi, whole genome shotgun sequence contains the following coding sequences:
- the LOC113692416 gene encoding uncharacterized protein, protein MVTRLNLQESARLSMALDNILQPKSSWSDFNQNSVNGDGGQRQIQMNSPFPAGISVSSLKSFHTCLRFMPRSAPVPAPPRGTQKIIRGMQPGSRLCWATHWAFRALTIKRRI, encoded by the exons ATGGTGACCAGATTGAACCTCCAGGAATCAG CAAGACTCAGTATGGCTCTTGACAATATACTGCAGCCCAAGTCAAGCTGGTCTGACTTCAATCAG AACTCCGTAAATGGTGATGGGGGACAGCGGCAGATTCAAATGAATTCCCCGTTCCCTGCTGGAATCTCGGTTTCTTCGTTGAAATCATTCCATACATGTCTAAGATTCATGCCCAGGTCTGCGCCTGTGCCAGCGCCACCAAGGGGAACTCAGAAAATAATCAGAGGCATGCAACCTGGGTCCAGGCTTTGTTGGGCTACTCATTGGGCCTTTCGTGCCCTTACTATCAAGAGAAGGATTTGA